Proteins found in one Labeo rohita strain BAU-BD-2019 chromosome 11, IGBB_LRoh.1.0, whole genome shotgun sequence genomic segment:
- the sh2d5 gene encoding SH2 domain-containing protein 5 — translation MGETADREHGIVTRSAEYIGSFPVDDSCLDDQIQQLHSQLKSFKNCKSKRTVSLRFSVKGVKVYDEDEMTLLMAHAMCRVSLSTARPSDAQFAFVSHNPGNSDAQLYCHLFKARHARAAQFLNLLLCRCFQLYFLERHPEEAQDECSGKKPTRTPSLLNQGFPLSVSALVSFRRAPTQGLLPGAKVFSQPSTEQVSSPEEGPTSSPTLVRKRAIRTKELRSGAYRSFTFTPLKQRHLQDKLSARQEKEQASAKACNSRAPSLAETEEALAQAVWCWAGVSSDCSSSLLADDVLGAFLLCPHPKKPNRVSLIVRFPSGLITHAVKNSKGKFRLEKCHIDFESLPALIEHYTEFSEELECSLSWARVNHCYDWEEIVKKSSRSLQDNKKGIFKSQSWV, via the exons ATGGGCGAGACAGCTGACAGGGAACATGGGATTGTTACAAGATCTGCTGAG TACATTGGCTCATTTCCTGTGGATGACAGTTGTTTGGATGATCAGATTCAGCAGCTGCACTCTCAGCTGAAGTCTTTCAAG AACTGCAAGAGCAAGCGAACGGTCTCATTGAGATTCTCTGTCAAGGGAGTCAAAGTTTATGATGAAGATGAAATG ACACTCCTCATGGCTCACGCCATGTGTCGAGTCTCGCTGTCCACCGCCCGTCCGTCTGATGCCCAGTTTGCCTTTGTCTCCCATAATCCTGGAAATTCTGATGCCCAGCTCTATTGCCACCTCTTCAAAGCCAGACATGCCCGAGCT GCCCAGTTCCTGAACCTGCTGCTTTGTCGCTGTTTTCAACTGTATTTTCTGGAGAGGCACCCAGAGGAAGCACAGGATGAGTGTTCAGGAAAGAAACCAACTCGAACGCCGTCGTTGCTTAATCAAGGATTCCCTCTCAGTGTTAGCGCCTTGGTGTCTTTTCGCAGGGCCCCAACTCAAGGTCTACTACCGGGGGCAAAG GTGTTCTCGCAGCCAAGCACTGAGCAAGTCAGCAGTCCTGAAGAGGGCCCCACTTCCTCTCCAACGCTAGTTCGTAAACGGGCGATTCGAACAAAAGAGCTGCGCTCCGGAGCGTATCGCTCTTTTACATTTACTCCCCTCAAACAGCGCCACCTGCAGGATAAACTAAGTGCACGACAAG aaaaggAACAGGCCAGTGCAAAAGCATGCAACTCTCGAGCTCCCAGTTTAGCCGAGACCGAAGAAGCTCTGGCTCAAGCTGTGTGGTGTTGGGCTGGCGTGTCTAG CGACTGTAGTTCCTCACTACTGGCAGATGATGTTTTGGGTGCCTTCCTGCTATGTCCTCATCCCAAAAAGCCCAACCGTGTGTCTCTTATAGTCCGCTTTCCCTCAGGACTGATTACTCATGCTGTTAAGAATTCCAAGGGGAAGTTCCGCCTTGAG aaATGCCACATTGACTTTGAAAGCCTTCCTGCATTGATCGAGCACTACACAGAGTTCAGTGAGGAGCTGGAATGTTCTCTGAGCTGGGCCCGGGTCAACCACTGCTATGACTGGGAAGAGATTGTGAAGAAGAGTTCACGTTCACTGCAGGATAACAAGAAAGGCATATTCAAAAGTCAAAGTTGGGTTtga
- the hp1bp3 gene encoding heterochromatin protein 1-binding protein 3, producing the protein MSSLCVLTRGEGHVNREFQKGRECFFQLINQYIKVKIMPIRRSAAAPPKEDAPPANAPEGDTPAEGSAPVGDKEKEKDLAAAEPETTEEKKAGGEGEEANADDEEQAKDGGETPDEGEKSEEAAAEQGKSKKKKVKDVVAKLDKEDDKGKKVKKKIPAWATIAANKLASTSLSQPKVEEIIMEAIESCKERRGISAITIMKYVMKKYPSVEMDKKTKNLYKRALKRMVERGTVKQLKGKGFSGSFAIGKKPAASGGSKETLGESLPLIITRLCEPKEASYILIKKYLEQHFPQLNVDSRPEVLKNCLQKSVENGFLEQITGKGASGTFQLKKAGNKVLMGGGLLEDAIVAAITAMNEPKTCSITILRKFLMEKQKEQNNYFIVSNLKRTLQKCKMMGWMEQISGHGLSGSYQLSYPYYPSPAVLFPEMMAKLKQKEEQKLKRKRDDDSDEESEEEESEEDEPPPRKRTQRSNRTPASKARQNKRAKTVSRKPPASKRSIASAKKAPPPAKKPAAASKAASRKAPEPVKATPVKKAAPTSKPKTPVAKKMTSRGSKRPSPKAAKKEAAESSVKAKPAARKSLRARK; encoded by the exons ATGTCGTCGCTATGCGTACTCACGAGGGGGGAGGGGCACGTAAACAGAGAATTCCAAAAAGGAAGGGAGTGTTTCTTTCAACTGATAAACCAGTACATCAAG GTTAAAATCATGCCCATTCGCCGATCAGCTGCAGCACCGCCCAAAGAGGATGCACCTCCTGCAAATGCCCCCGAGGGAG ACACTCCTGCCGAAGGCTCTGCACCTGTAGGCGATaaggagaaagagaaagattTGGCGGCCGCTGAACCTGAAACTACGGAGGAAAAGAAAGCAGGAGGTGAAGGTGAGGAGGCGAACGCTGATGATGAAGAGCAGGCCAAGGATGGGGGAGAGACGCCTGATGAGGGTGAGAAATCTGAAGAAGCTGCGGCTGAACAAGGAAAGAGCAAGAAGAAGAAAGTCAAGGATGTAGTAGCCAAACT TGACAAGGAAGATGACAAAGGGAAAAAGGTGAAAAAGAAGATTCCTGCTTGGGCAACCATTGCCGCCAACAAACTGGCTTCAACATCGCTTTCCCAGCCCAAGGTTGAAGAAATCATCATGGAAGCAATTGAG AGTTGCAAAGAGCGGCGTGGCATCTCTGCGATCACCATTATGAAATATGTCATGAAGAAATATCCATCTGTGGAAATGGACAAAAAGACCAAAAACCTCTACAAGAGGGCTTTGAAGCGAATGGTTGAGAGGGGCACTGTGAAACAG CTGAAAGGCAAGGGCTTCTCTGGAAGTTTTGCCATTGGGAAG AAGCCAGCTGCGTCTGGAGGGTCGAAAGAGACGTTGGGAGAATCTCTGCCTCTGATCATCACCCGCCTGTGTGAACCCAAGGAGGCTTCCTACATCCTAATCAAGAAGTACCTGGAGCAACACTTTCCACAACTCAATGTGGATAGCAG GCCTGAGGTGTTGAAGAACTGCCTGCAGAAATCTGTGGAAAATGGCTTCTTGGAGCAGATCACTGGCAAGGGAGCCTCTGGAACATTCCAG CTGAAGAAAGCTGGAAATAAAGTTCTCATGGGTGGCGGACTCCTGGAAGATGCCATAGTGGCTGCCATCACAGCCATGAATGAGCCCAAGACCTGCAGCATCACCATACTGCGCAAATTCCTAATGGAGAAACAGAAGGAGCAAAACAACTATTTCATCG TGTCAAACCTGAAGAGAACCTTGCAGAAGTGTAAAATGATGGGATGGATGGAGCAGATTTCTGGTCATGGACTTAGTGGGTCATACCAGCTAAGCTATCCGTATTATCCAAG CCCGGCGGTTCTGTTTCCCGAAATGATGGCAAAACTTAAACAGAAGGAAGAACAGAAACTCAAACGCAAGAGAGATGATGACTCTGATGAAGAATCCGAAGAGGAAGAATCAGAAGAGGACGAGCCTCCTCCAAGAAAGAG GACCCAGCGTTCAAACCGGACGCCTGCGTCTAAAGCTCGTCAAAATAAAAGGGCTAAAACGGTCAGCAGAAAACCTCCTGCTTCAAAGAGATCCATTGCATCGGCCAAGAAAGCGCCTCCACCAGCCAAGAAACCAGCTGCTGCCAGCAAAGCAGCGTCCAGAAAGGCACCAGAGCCTGTTAAAGCCACACCAGTCAAGAAAGCCGCCCCGACCAGTAAACCGAAAACACCAGTAGCCAAAAAGATGACAAGCAGGGGGTCCAAACGGCCGTCGCCCAAGGCAGCTAAGAAGGAGGCAGCTGAATCTTCTGTGAAGGCTAAACCGGCCGCCCGCAAGTCACTCCGAGCCCGGAAATGA